The following coding sequences lie in one Rutidosis leptorrhynchoides isolate AG116_Rl617_1_P2 chromosome 4, CSIRO_AGI_Rlap_v1, whole genome shotgun sequence genomic window:
- the LOC139844917 gene encoding RING-H2 finger protein ATL70-like, with protein sequence MDNTTAPSSDTGGFLGSQNIGGFGYGIGISFGILFLIITITLASYFCTRSIHSSSPPSSNAQRRTRVSGTIRTQPDPAHYVIDMGLDEATLMSYPIVAYSNVNIKRKDSCCSICLVDYKERDLLRQLPDCDHLFHVKCVDTWLRLNSTCPNCRTSPIPTPLSTPLAEVVPLAMRRD encoded by the coding sequence ATGGACAACACCACAGCACCATCATCTGACACCGGTGGCTTTCTTGGATCACAAAACATCGGTGGATTCGGTTACGGTATCGGTATCTCATTTGGCATACTTTTCCTCATTATTACCATCACTTTGGCTTCTTATTTTTGTACAAGAAGTATTcattcatcatcaccaccatcatcaaatGCTCAAAGGCGTACGCGTGTTAGTGGCACGATTAGAACACAACCGGACCCAGCCCATTATGTGATAGACATGGGCTTAGACGAGGCAACATTAATGAGTTACCCTATTGTGGCTTATTCAAATGTTAATATAAAGAGAAAGGACTCATGTTGCTCAATTTGCTTGGTTGATTATAAGGAAAGAGATTTGCTTAGACAACTTCCAGATTGTGATCATCTTTTTCATGTAAAATGTGTTGACACGTGGTTAAGGTTGAATTCGACATGTCCCAATTGTCGGACGTCTCCAATTCCAACACCACTCTCGACCCCATTGGCCGAGGTTGTCCCGCTTGCCATGAGACGGGACTGA